A single genomic interval of uncultured Desulfobacter sp. harbors:
- a CDS encoding Na(+)/H(+) antiporter subunit D, translating to MTSEIVMAADTAMTSDLMPALIFMVGGMLVPFFKGRAKSVYMLLIPVVGFLNLIHIPLGEYHQLTFGDFNLVLLHVDRLSLLFGYIFHIIAFITVIYILGFKDDVEYVAGFFYAGAALGVIFAGDLFTFFVFWEALTLGAIMLIWSRRTSKAQAAGFRYFLIHVLGGLVLLAGIVFHYSHTGSLEMSLMTLSGPGSWLMFFGIGINCAWPVLHNWLKNAYPEATIGGAVFLSAFTTKTAVYALARLYPGTDLLIWIGVGMAAFPIFYAVIENDLRRVLAYSLINQVGFMVVGIGIGTELAINGACAHAFNDILFKGLLFMTMGAVMHRTGKINATDLGGLYKSMPWTCLFCIVGAASISAFPLFAGFVSKSMIMSAVAQMSHDQGQGALVFVWLTLLFAAAGVFHHAGIKIPFFAFFGHDAGHRVKEAPLNMLIAMGIAAFLCMFIGTFPKYLYSVLPFPVDYEPYSISHVLTQTELLFFSALAFCLLLLSGIYPAEQRAENLDTGWVYRTGWKKVYNILAGTFNPLNNGCEKMVRAVACASAFIFKDAPARIMLFVSVNIWLVFGIRGRYLKLRKSRLYNDAMEGTMPIGLGAATAVGFVILIYILT from the coding sequence ATGACGAGTGAAATAGTTATGGCTGCCGATACTGCAATGACATCGGATTTGATGCCGGCACTGATTTTCATGGTAGGCGGCATGCTGGTGCCTTTTTTCAAGGGCCGGGCCAAATCCGTTTATATGCTTCTCATCCCGGTGGTGGGGTTTTTAAACCTGATCCATATTCCGTTGGGAGAGTATCATCAGCTAACTTTTGGCGATTTCAACCTGGTGCTGCTGCATGTTGATCGGTTAAGTCTTTTGTTCGGCTATATTTTTCATATTATTGCCTTTATTACGGTCATCTATATCCTGGGGTTTAAAGACGATGTGGAGTATGTGGCCGGTTTTTTCTATGCCGGGGCCGCTTTAGGCGTCATATTTGCCGGTGATCTTTTCACCTTTTTTGTTTTCTGGGAGGCATTGACACTAGGCGCAATCATGCTGATCTGGTCCAGAAGAACCTCAAAAGCCCAGGCAGCAGGTTTTCGCTACTTTTTGATCCATGTACTCGGAGGACTTGTGCTGCTGGCAGGCATTGTGTTCCACTATTCACACACAGGCTCTCTGGAAATGTCCCTGATGACCCTGTCCGGCCCGGGATCCTGGCTGATGTTTTTCGGTATCGGCATCAACTGTGCCTGGCCCGTCCTGCATAACTGGCTCAAGAATGCCTATCCTGAGGCCACCATTGGCGGCGCCGTGTTTTTAAGTGCATTCACCACCAAAACGGCTGTATATGCCCTGGCAAGGCTCTACCCGGGGACGGATCTTCTGATCTGGATCGGTGTGGGCATGGCCGCCTTTCCCATTTTCTATGCCGTGATTGAAAATGATCTGCGACGGGTGCTGGCCTACAGTCTGATCAACCAGGTGGGATTCATGGTGGTGGGCATCGGCATCGGCACCGAGCTTGCCATCAACGGAGCCTGCGCCCATGCCTTTAATGATATTTTGTTCAAAGGGTTGCTCTTTATGACCATGGGGGCGGTGATGCACCGCACCGGTAAGATCAATGCCACAGATCTTGGCGGACTGTATAAAAGCATGCCCTGGACCTGTCTTTTCTGTATTGTGGGAGCCGCTTCCATCTCCGCATTCCCGCTTTTTGCAGGGTTTGTTTCCAAATCCATGATCATGTCGGCTGTGGCGCAGATGTCCCATGACCAGGGGCAGGGAGCGCTGGTTTTTGTATGGCTGACCCTTTTATTTGCTGCTGCCGGTGTATTTCACCATGCCGGTATCAAAATCCCGTTTTTTGCCTTTTTCGGCCATGATGCAGGACACAGGGTCAAGGAAGCCCCTTTAAACATGCTCATTGCCATGGGAATCGCAGCCTTTTTATGCATGTTCATCGGAACCTTCCCCAAGTATTTATATTCGGTGCTGCCGTTCCCGGTGGATTACGAACCTTACAGCATTTCCCATGTTCTCACCCAGACGGAGTTGCTGTTCTTCTCGGCACTGGCTTTTTGCCTGTTGCTGCTCTCGGGTATCTATCCTGCAGAACAACGGGCAGAGAACCTCGATACAGGCTGGGTTTACCGCACAGGCTGGAAAAAGGTGTACAATATCCTGGCCGGCACCTTTAATCCATTAAATAACGGATGTGAAAAAATGGTCCGGGCTGTGGCTTGCGCTTCGGCCTTTATCTTCAAAGATGCCCCGGCCAGGATTATGCTGTTTGTTTCTGTGAATATCTGGCTGGTTTTCGGTATCCGGGGACGATACCTGAAGTTAAGAAAATCAAGGCTTTATAACGATGCCATGGAAGGGACCATGCCCATTGGTTTAGGGGCTGCTACAGCGGTTGGGTTTGTTATACTGATATATATTTTAACCTGA
- a CDS encoding cyclic nucleotide-binding domain-containing protein: protein MIKIEDLKRINMLAKMPDHLLKIISELAQLNIYGKDTLLFSQGENIDIFYMIVMGQVELKIPLDKDIDLIFDILQAGRSLGSSAMFSDARASYTAICQEPCEIITLDGEKLQNLFKDNKEIAYYFMAGVAGQYKRTMDRRIHTILKTLQRHPELQDRVRY from the coding sequence ATGATAAAAATTGAAGATCTCAAGCGAATAAACATGCTTGCCAAGATGCCGGATCATCTTTTAAAAATTATCAGTGAGCTGGCCCAGCTCAATATCTACGGCAAGGATACCCTGTTGTTTTCCCAAGGGGAAAATATTGATATTTTTTATATGATCGTCATGGGGCAGGTGGAATTGAAGATTCCCTTGGATAAAGATATTGATTTGATCTTTGATATTCTTCAGGCCGGCAGGTCGTTAGGGTCATCAGCCATGTTTTCCGACGCAAGAGCCTCTTATACGGCCATCTGCCAGGAACCGTGCGAAATTATAACCCTGGACGGAGAAAAGCTACAAAACCTGTTTAAAGATAATAAAGAGATTGCCTATTATTTTATGGCAGGTGTGGCCGGTCAGTATAAACGGACCATGGACCGCCGCATCCACACGATTTTGAAAACCTTGCAAAGACACCCGGAATTGCAAGACCGCGTGAGATATTGA